Below is a window of Terriglobales bacterium DNA.
GATGCGCACGGTCGAATTCTAAACGTTGGATGGTAACACGGAGGCAACCGTCGACGGCCGACGGTCGATAGTCGACAAAATCAAGGCTTGAGCTCGACCGTGGTGAGGAAGTCGTAATTGCCGGCGGGACTGATCTGGAAATTTGCCGTCCGGCGGGAATGCACGACTACGTTGTCGAGGTACCAGAGGTTGAGGTAGGGGAGGTCCTCGGCGAGCAATTGCTGGACGCGCAGGTACATCTGCTTGCGCTTTTGCGGGTCGAGTTCGCGGCGCGCCAGGTCAATCAGGCGATCGACTTCAGGATTGGCGTAGTAGCTGCGATTGGCGCCGGCAGGCGGGGTGAAGGCGGAATGGAAGGCGTACTGGAACATGTCGGGGTCGTTGTTGCCGCCGATCCAGCGCAGGGGATAGAGCTGGAATGCTCCCTTTTGCACGTCGGAGAAAAAGGTGGCGAACTCAAAGGTCTTGATATCAAGTTCGACGCCGACGGCGCGCCACTGCTGCTGCAGAACTGCAGCCAAAAGGCGAGAGTTCTCCTCGGTGGAGGTCTTCATGGTTAAGTGAAAGCGCGTGCCGTTCCTGGCCGGGTAGCCGGCGGCGTCCAGAAGATCGCGGGCACGCTGCGGGTTGAAGTCGTAAGCGGGAAGGTCGGCCGTGAAGGCCCACGACTGCGGCGGAAGGATGGTGTAGGCGGGGCGTGCCTCATCGCGCCACAGATAATGAATCAGCGGGCGACGGTCAAGGGCATAGGCGAGCGCCTGGCGCACGCGCGGGTCGCGCAAGATCGGATCGCGGAGATTGAGCGCGACGTAGTTGAGCACGGTGCCGGGCGTCTGCTGGACTTCCAGGCGGGGATCTTTGCGGAGGGCGAGCACCATGTCGGCGGTGAGCGCGTTGAGGGCAACGTCGGCGCTGCCCTTTCGCAGTTCCAGCGCGCGCGTGGTGGTGTCAGGCACGACGATCATGCGGACGCGTGGAATGCGCGGCCGCTCGCGCCAGTACTGATCGTTGCGCTCGAGAACGACTTCGCGGTCCTGCTGATTGCTGACCAGGCGGAAGGGCCCGGAGCCGACCGGGTTGCGATAAAAATCGCCGCCACTGCCGAAAGGCACGATGCCGATGGCGTCGTTGGCAACGTTCCACAGCAGCGAGGCCCAGGGTTCTTTCAGATGGAAGACGACGGTGGTGTCGTCGGGCGCGTCCACGTGGTCGACGAAGCGGTAGGTGCCGGTCTTCACCGTGCGCATGGTGCGGTTCATGATGGAGTCGAAGGTCCACTTGACGTCGCGCGCGGTGAGCGGGCGTCCGTCGTGGAAGCGCACGCCGGAGCGCAGGTGGAAGACGTAGGTCAGCGGGTCGGGAATGTCCCAACTGGTGGCCAGCCACGGCTGCAGGTTGAAGTGCTCGTCGCGGTGGACCAGGGCGTCGAAGAGCAGCTCGTCAATGCGCTCCGAGTAAGCGTCAATTCCAACCCGGGGATCGAGATTGGTGGGGCTGCTCTCGATGATCATGACCAGGGTATTGGCTTCGGGCTTCTTCGAACAGCCGAGAAGTCCTAAACCACAGAGGACAGCGATGACGGAGCCGAGAAGTTTCAAAGTTTCAAGTTTCAAAGTTTCAGGTTAACGGAGCGAATTCACGTCATTGATGGTAGCCGATTGCCACGCCTCAATATTAGCGGCATGGCTGACCGCCGCGGCTAGGGGTAGGAAATTTTGCCGAGCACGGAGGGATGATTGGCGCCGGTGGCGGAAGGAATATTCGACGGCAGGCGCCGCCAGGTCTGGTAGGCGAGGACGGCAAAGGCGACCGCCTCCTTGGCTTCAGCCGGCAAGCCGAATTCGTCCGAGGCACGCAGCTTCACGCCGGGAAGTTCCGCGCCGAGCATGGAGAGCATGGTTTTGTTGTTGGCGCCGCCGCCGGAGACGATCATCTCTCGAAATTTCTTCGCCGAGGCCGGGGCCACGAAAGTGCGCACCGCGTCCGCGATGGAGCAGGCGGTAAGGGCGGTGGCGGTGGCGACGATATCTTCCTTGGCGGCACGGCGGCAGCGGCGGAGGAAGTCGGCTACGAACTCGCGGCCAAACTCCTCGCGGCCGGCGGTCTTGGGCGGACGGCGGCGGAAGAACGGCTGATGCAGAAATTCCGATAGAACGACGTCGAGGACGCGGCCCCGCGCCGCAATGCGGCCGTCGCGGTCGAAAGGCTTGTTGAAGAGTTTTTCGGTAACGGCGTCGATGACCATGTTGCCGGGGCCAGTATCGAAAGCAATGACCTGCTCGGGCGTTGCCTTGGCAGGAATGGCGGTGAGATTGGCGATGCCTCCGATGTTCTGCACGATGCGCACGCGACGGCGATGGCGATAGGCGATGTAGTCAAGGAAGGGAACGAGGGGAGCGCCGGTGCCGCCGGCGGCCATGTCGGCCGGACGAAAGTCGCTGACCACGGGAACGCCCGTGCGTGCGGCAATCACCGCGCCTTCGCCGATCTGCCAGGTGGAGGCTACGCTGGCGCCGAGATAGGCGCGGGGCGTGCCCTGGTGATAGATGGTCTGACCGTGGCAGCCGACCAGATCGAGAGAGATGCGGGCGCGCTTGGCGGCGGCAGTGACGGCGCGGGCGTAGAGGCCGCCGAGCAGGAAATTGAGCCGCGAGAGGTCGGCGACACTGGCCTCCTGCGCGTTCATGAAATCCAGGACGGAACGGCGCACGCGCTGTGCGAAGGGAAACGTGGAGTGATGAAGAAGTTCGAAGCGGGTGCGAAAGCCGCGGCCGAGGACGCGCACGATGGCAACGTCAATGCCATCGGCCGAGGTGCCGCTCATCACGCCGGCAACAATCACGGGTGCGCTCCCATGCAGATTGAAGACTTAAGATGAGAATGGGGCACGTGCTTGTAATTTGCAATTTGAAATTCGAAATTTTCGCGGTGCACCATTTCCGGTGACGCCGGTGTTTATGGGTCACGCATTGGCGGTCTGCACCAGGCGACCTTCTTCGCTGAGTTCCCAGATTTCGCGGCGCAGGCGGTCGACGGTTTCGCCGGTCGGCGGCGGGGCGTGGCGTTTCAGTTCGGGGGCGCGCTTCTTGAATGAAAGCACGCGCCGCGCCTTCTCGGCGACCATAGAGGCAAATTTGCGATCGCGCTCGGCAGTGGTCAGAACCGCTTCGTAAGAGCGCCAGACCATTTCCTCATTGTGGCAGACCATGAAAATGTCAGAGCCCGCCCTGAGAGTTTCGACAGCGGCCTCTTCCACCGACGCCGCGGCCAGCACCCCGCCCATTTCCAGATCGTCGCATAAGACAAGCCCGCGATAGCCGATGCGCTTGCGCAGGATGTCGGAAATCCATTTGCGCGAGAGGCTGGCCGGGGTTTTGTCCTTGGTAATGGCGGGATAGGCAGCATGCGCGACCATCACGAACGGCAGTTGCCGGTGCAATTCGCGATAGGGATAAAGGTGATCCACCAGCAGTTGTGAGGCGGGGGTCTTGATAAGCGGCAGCGACTTGTGAGTGTCCAGGTTGGCGGAGCCGAGGCCGGGAAAATGCTTGCCGCAGCCGAGGACGCGCGCGTCCTTAAGGCCGTGAAGGACCTCGCGGGCGTAAGCGGCAATTTTCTTGGGATCGTCGGAAGCGGTGCGCGAGGTCAGTACTTTTCGCGACGGTTCCAAGCCCAGGTCCAGCACCGGGGCAAAATCGACGTTGAAGCCGAGCAGGCGGCATTCATCGCCGAGCACGCGTCCATGGAGACGGAAAAGTTTTTTGTTGTTGCTGGCGGCGATGTCGGCAACGGAAGGCGCGGGAGCGATGAGATCTTTCAGGCGATCGACGGTGCCGCCTTCCATGTCGACGCAGAGGAAGGCGGGGGTGACGATGCACTTCTGAGTTTCGCGGAGAAGGTCCCAGGTCTGGCGCGCGGCGGTGATGTTGCGCTTGAAGAGGATGATGCCGCCGGGCTGCAAGCTGGAGATCATGGAGCGCAGGCGAGTCGAGGCTTCGGTGCCATCAAAGCCCATGACGAGGATCTGCCCCACTTGTTTGATCAGGTCGGAAGTAGATTTGAATTTGGACATTTACATAGCTTAACTAAAGTATCGGTTTCAATTACTTGAGCTGCTGCTGCAGCGCGTGCAGCAGGTTGAGTGCTTGCAGCGGGGTGAGGTGGTCGAGATCGGCGTCGCGCAACTGGTCGACGATTTTTTGCGACAGGGGCGTGAACATGGTGAGCTGCACCGAGCCGGGATGGAGTTCGTCGGAGGCCAGTTCGCTGGTGAGGCGATGCTCGGCGGATTCGTGCTCGGTGAGAACTTCACGGGCGCGGGCGATGACCTCGGGGGGCAGGCCGGCCAGCTTGGCGACCTCGATGCCGTAACTGCGATCGGCGGCGCCGGGCTCGACCTTGCGCAGGAAGACGATGCCGCCGGCATTCTCCTTCACCGCGACGTGGTAGTTCTTAACGCCGGAAAGCCGATCGGCAAGTTCGGTGAGCTCATGATAGTGGGTGGCGAACAGCGTCCGGGCGCGAGTGCGGGCGTGGATGTACTCGATAGCGGCCCAGGCGATGGCGAGGCCGTCGTAGGTGGCGGTGCCGCGGCCGACCTCATCGAGGAGGATGAGGGAACTGGGCGTGGCGGTGTTGAGGATGGCGGCGGTCTCGGTCATCTCCACCATGAAGGTGGATCGTCCGCGGGCAAGATTGTCGCTGGCGCCGATGCGGGTGAAGATGCGGTCGACCACGCTGAGCCGGGCCGAACGCGCCGGAACGAACGAACCCATCTGGGCGAGGATCACGATGAGGGCGGCCTGGCGAAGATAAGTCGACTTGCCGCCCATGTTGGGGCCGGTGAGTACGAGGATGGTGTCGCTGGTGGAATTCAAGTAGAGATCGTTGGGAACGAATCGGTCGGCGCTGCCGGTGAGCTCGGGGCGCTCGACCACGGGATGACGTCCCTGGCGAACTTCGATTTCACCGCTGTCCACGAATTGCGGGCGGCAATAATCGCTGGCGGCGGCGAGGTGCGCGAGTCCGGCCAGCACATCGACCTGCGCGACCGCGAGCGCGGTTTGGCGGATCCGCTTCGCTTCACCGGCGATGGCGGCGCGCAGTTCGGCAAAGAGGCGGCGCTCGATGTCGACTATTTTCTCCTGCGCATCGAGGATCCTGGCTTCGTACTGCTTGAGCTCGGGGGTGGTGAAGCGCTCGGCATTGACCAGGGTCTGCTTGCGCTCGTAATCGGAGGGCGCGAGGTGGAGATTGGCCTTGCTGATCTCGAGGTAATAGCCGAAAACGGAATTGAATTTCACTTTCAGCGAGGCGATGCCGGTGCGCTGGCGCTCGCGTTCCTCGATTTGCGCCAGGAACTGCTTGCTGTTGCGGCTGAGGGTGCGCAGCTCGTCGAGTTCGGAATCGATGGCGGCGCGGATGACACCGCCATCCGCCAGGGTCAAAGGCGGTTCTTCGACCAGCGTGCTCTCAATGCGGGCGCGCAGGTCAGCGAGATCGTCCAGAGAAGCGAGCAAGGAGACGAGGCGCTGGCTGCGGAAGCGCCCCAGGGCTTGGCGAATTCCCGGCAGCCGAGCCAGGGACGCGGCCAGCGCCAGCAGGTCGCGGGGATTCGCCGTCTCCAAAGTAATGCGGCTGAGGAGACGCTCGATGTCGAAGACGCCCTCAAGGGCTCGGCGCAACTCCTCGCGTTCGACGGTGGCGCGCACCTGTTCCTCGACCGCGTCCAGGCGCTGGTTGATTTCCCCGGCGGCGATGGACGGGCGCAACATGCAGGCGCGGAGCAGGCGCTTGCCCATGGGCGTCAGGCTGTGATCGATGGCACGAAACAATGTGACGGCGTCGCCGGAGCCGGAGAACAGCGGCTCGACCAGCTCGAGATTGCGGACCGTGACGGCGTCGAGCACGAGGCAGTCCTGGCGTTCATAGAAGCCGATGCGGTCGACGTGATCGAGCGACCCGCGCTGCGTGCTGCGGACGTAATGAAGGATGGCGCCGGCGGCCGCCCCTGCCGCCGGACGGCCAGCAAGACCGAAGCCTTCGAGCGAGAGAACGCCAAAATGATTTTCCACCAGGGGGAGGGCGTAATCCGGGGAGAAGACCCAGTCGTCGAGCGGGGTTTCGGTCCAGCCCGCGCTCGAGGGCGAGCGCGCTCCATGGCTGAGTTCAAACAGGGGCAGGGAAGAACCGAACAGGACTTCGCGCGGGCGCAGCTGTTCCAACTCTTCCAGGACGCGGCGTTCGGCGGTGTCGCCGGTGAACTCGGTGGCGCGAAACTCGCCGGTGGAAAGATCGAGGACGGCAAAACCGGCGACTGCCTGACGAGCGGCGCCGCCAGGGACACGCGCAACCGCGGCAAGAAAATTGTTTTCCTCGGAGCCCAGCGAGGAATCGGCAGCGGTGCCGGGGGTGACCACGCGGGTGACGGCGCGCTTGACAAGCTTCCCGGCGAGCCGCGGGTCTTCGACCTGGTCGCAGATGGCGACCTTGTAACCCTTCTTGATCAGCTTGGAGATGTAGCCCTCGGCGGCGTGATAGGGAACGCCGCACATGGGGACGGCGACGCCCTTCTCCTTGTTGCGCGAAGTGAGCGTGATCTGGAGCTCGCG
It encodes the following:
- a CDS encoding anhydro-N-acetylmuramic acid kinase; its protein translation is MIVAGVMSGTSADGIDVAIVRVLGRGFRTRFELLHHSTFPFAQRVRRSVLDFMNAQEASVADLSRLNFLLGGLYARAVTAAAKRARISLDLVGCHGQTIYHQGTPRAYLGASVASTWQIGEGAVIAARTGVPVVSDFRPADMAAGGTGAPLVPFLDYIAYRHRRRVRIVQNIGGIANLTAIPAKATPEQVIAFDTGPGNMVIDAVTEKLFNKPFDRDGRIAARGRVLDVVLSEFLHQPFFRRRPPKTAGREEFGREFVADFLRRCRRAAKEDIVATATALTACSIADAVRTFVAPASAKKFREMIVSGGGANNKTMLSMLGAELPGVKLRASDEFGLPAEAKEAVAFAVLAYQTWRRLPSNIPSATGANHPSVLGKISYP
- the nagZ gene encoding beta-N-acetylhexosaminidase; the protein is MSKFKSTSDLIKQVGQILVMGFDGTEASTRLRSMISSLQPGGIILFKRNITAARQTWDLLRETQKCIVTPAFLCVDMEGGTVDRLKDLIAPAPSVADIAASNNKKLFRLHGRVLGDECRLLGFNVDFAPVLDLGLEPSRKVLTSRTASDDPKKIAAYAREVLHGLKDARVLGCGKHFPGLGSANLDTHKSLPLIKTPASQLLVDHLYPYRELHRQLPFVMVAHAAYPAITKDKTPASLSRKWISDILRKRIGYRGLVLCDDLEMGGVLAAASVEEAAVETLRAGSDIFMVCHNEEMVWRSYEAVLTTAERDRKFASMVAEKARRVLSFKKRAPELKRHAPPPTGETVDRLRREIWELSEEGRLVQTANA
- a CDS encoding ABC transporter substrate-binding protein, translated to MKLLGSVIAVLCGLGLLGCSKKPEANTLVMIIESSPTNLDPRVGIDAYSERIDELLFDALVHRDEHFNLQPWLATSWDIPDPLTYVFHLRSGVRFHDGRPLTARDVKWTFDSIMNRTMRTVKTGTYRFVDHVDAPDDTTVVFHLKEPWASLLWNVANDAIGIVPFGSGGDFYRNPVGSGPFRLVSNQQDREVVLERNDQYWRERPRIPRVRMIVVPDTTTRALELRKGSADVALNALTADMVLALRKDPRLEVQQTPGTVLNYVALNLRDPILRDPRVRQALAYALDRRPLIHYLWRDEARPAYTILPPQSWAFTADLPAYDFNPQRARDLLDAAGYPARNGTRFHLTMKTSTEENSRLLAAVLQQQWRAVGVELDIKTFEFATFFSDVQKGAFQLYPLRWIGGNNDPDMFQYAFHSAFTPPAGANRSYYANPEVDRLIDLARRELDPQKRKQMYLRVQQLLAEDLPYLNLWYLDNVVVHSRRTANFQISPAGNYDFLTTVELKP
- the mutS gene encoding DNA mismatch repair protein MutS; amino-acid sequence: MDEFSTSKPVADAAPATPLMRQYTAIKREHPNALLFFRLGDFYELFFEDAVVAARELQITLTSRNKEKGVAVPMCGVPYHAAEGYISKLIKKGYKVAICDQVEDPRLAGKLVKRAVTRVVTPGTAADSSLGSEENNFLAAVARVPGGAARQAVAGFAVLDLSTGEFRATEFTGDTAERRVLEELEQLRPREVLFGSSLPLFELSHGARSPSSAGWTETPLDDWVFSPDYALPLVENHFGVLSLEGFGLAGRPAAGAAAGAILHYVRSTQRGSLDHVDRIGFYERQDCLVLDAVTVRNLELVEPLFSGSGDAVTLFRAIDHSLTPMGKRLLRACMLRPSIAAGEINQRLDAVEEQVRATVEREELRRALEGVFDIERLLSRITLETANPRDLLALAASLARLPGIRQALGRFRSQRLVSLLASLDDLADLRARIESTLVEEPPLTLADGGVIRAAIDSELDELRTLSRNSKQFLAQIEERERQRTGIASLKVKFNSVFGYYLEISKANLHLAPSDYERKQTLVNAERFTTPELKQYEARILDAQEKIVDIERRLFAELRAAIAGEAKRIRQTALAVAQVDVLAGLAHLAAASDYCRPQFVDSGEIEVRQGRHPVVERPELTGSADRFVPNDLYLNSTSDTILVLTGPNMGGKSTYLRQAALIVILAQMGSFVPARSARLSVVDRIFTRIGASDNLARGRSTFMVEMTETAAILNTATPSSLILLDEVGRGTATYDGLAIAWAAIEYIHARTRARTLFATHYHELTELADRLSGVKNYHVAVKENAGGIVFLRKVEPGAADRSYGIEVAKLAGLPPEVIARAREVLTEHESAEHRLTSELASDELHPGSVQLTMFTPLSQKIVDQLRDADLDHLTPLQALNLLHALQQQLK